One Manihot esculenta cultivar AM560-2 chromosome 6, M.esculenta_v8, whole genome shotgun sequence DNA segment encodes these proteins:
- the LOC110616981 gene encoding berberine bridge enzyme-like 18, whose protein sequence is MGKSFSMNSHIHNEIISEIIMSSFCSRFPSMFPFLFVFLLSFSWATSAHNHEDFLECLRVQSEDSASITKLIYTPINSSYLSVLQFSIQNRRFNTTATPKPLVIVTPSNVSDIQAAVSCSRKHGMHIRVRSGGHDYEGLSYVSVLPFVIVDLINLQSVTVDATNNTAWVEAGATIGKLYYSIAQKSRTLGFPAGVCPTVGVGGHISGGGYGLLLRKYGLAADQVIDAQLIDVNGRILDRASMGEDLFWAIRGGGGNTFGIVVSWKINLVPVPATVTVFTVQKTLEQNATQLVNRWQYVADKLHEDLFIRVILESVNSTTQQGKTTIRASFNSLFLGGADRLLSLMEESFPELGLAREDCIEMSWIESILYIAGFSRNTPLEILLNRTQPSVRFFKAKSDYVKEPMPEVALEGIWERLFQLEVGSGQLIFSPYGGRMSEISESSIPFPHRAGNLYKIQHLAYWDEEGIKESKRHISWIRGLYRFLAPYVSKNPRLAYINYRDLDIGMNNLGNTSYKQASIWGIKYFKINFDRLVHVKTKVDPANFFRNEQSIPPLSA, encoded by the coding sequence ATGGGGAAGAGCTTCTCCATGAACTCTCACATCCACAACGAAATCATCTCAGAGATAATCATGAGTTCTTTCTGTTCAAGATTTCCTTCAATGTTTCCGTTTCTCTTTGTTTTTCTGTTGTCGTTCTCATGGGCAACTTCAGCTCATAATCATGAAGATTTCCTTGAATGTCTTCGTGTTCAATCTGAAGACTCTGCGTCTATTACAAAGCTCATTTATACCCCAATCAATTCCTCTTATTTGTCTGTCTTGCAATTCTCAATCCAAAACCGGAGGTTCAACACAACTGCCACCCCAAAACCTCTTGTTATTGTCACCCCTTCGAatgtttccgacatccaagCTGCCGTCTCTTGTTCTCGGAAACATGGCATGCACATTAGAGTTCGAAGTGGTGGACATGACTATGAAGGTCTTTCCTACGTTTCTGTACTTCCATTTGTCATTGTTGATCTCATCAATCTTCAATCTGTCACTGTTGATGCAACCAACAACACTGCATGGGTTGAAGCTGGTGCAACGATAGGCAAACTTTACTATTCTATTGCTCAGAAAAGTAGAACTCTTGGATTTCCGGCAGGTGTTTGCCCTACTGTGGGTGTTGGAGGGCACATTAGCGGTGGCGGGTATGGCTTGTTGTTGCGTAAATATGGCCTTGCAGCAGATCAAGTAATTGATGCCCAGTTGATAGATGTTAATGGTAGAATCCTCGACAGAGCATCCATGGGTGAAGATCTTTTCTGGGCCATTAGAGGTGGTGGAGGAAACACCTTTGGAATCGTTGTTTCATGGAAAATAAACTTGGTTCCAGTTCCAGCTACCGTGACTGTATTCACAGTGCAAAAAACCTTAGAACAGAATGCAACCCAACTCGTCAATCGGTGGCAGTATGTAGCAGATAAACTTCATGAAGATTTGTTCATCCGTGTCATCTTAGAAAGCGTTAATTCCACCACTCAACaaggaaaaacaacaataaGAGCATCATTTAATTCTTTGTTTCTTGGTGGAGCTGACAGACTTCTTTCACTAATGGAAGAAAGCTTCCCTGAACTGGGTTTAGCGAGAGAAGATTGCATTGAAATGAGCTGGATCGAATCCATCCTCTACATTGCTGGATTCTCAAGAAATACACCATTGGAGATTTTGCTCAACAGGACTCAACCATCAGTGAGATTTTTCAAAGCAAAATCTGACTATGTGAAGGAACCGATGCCTGAGGTTGCATTGGAAGGCATCTGGGAAAGGCTGTTCCAATTAGAAGTGGGTTCAGGTCAGCTGATCTTTAGCCCTTATGGAGGAAGAATGAGTGAAATTTCAGAATCCAGCATTCCATTTCCACACAGAGCTGGGAATTTGTACAAAATTCAGCACTTGGCATACTGGGATGAGGAAGGAATCAAGGAATCAAAGAGGCACATAAGTTGGATTAGAGGGCTTTACAGATTCCTGGCTCCCTATGTTTCGAAGAATCCAAGATTAGCATACATCAACTACAGGGATCTTGACATTGGGATGAATAACCTGGGAAACACAAGTTACAAGCAAGCAAGCATTTGGGGCATCAAGTATTTCAAGATTAACTTTGACAGGTTGGTCCATGTCAAGACCAAAGTTGATCCTGCTAATTTCTTCAGAAACGAACAAAGCATCCCACCTCTCTCAGCTTAA
- the LOC110617867 gene encoding berberine bridge enzyme-like 7, producing MILNLAIILSVFFILFITLVCLAASDDSTLESFLHCLPSHVNSSNPISKAIIKPSDPSFQSALEARVKNLRFLTPATPKPLAIIAATDESHVQATVVCAKSSGLQIRVRSGGHDYEGLSYRSEVPFIILDMFNFNKILIQLSNETAWVEAGATLGELYYQIANQSRIHAFPGGVCPTVATGGHFSGGGYGNLMRKFGLSVDNIIDARIVDANGTILDRQSMGEDLFWAIRGGGGASFGVILSWRINLVRVPEIVTIFQIGRTIEQGAADILHRWQEVAPYLDKDLFIRATSTIVNSTIKGEKMIEVSFIGLFLGQIDRLLPLINESFPELGLQKIDCEELSWIESTLFFADFPKGTPIDVLLQKPSKPEFYSKGKSDYVKVVIPKSGLETLWKMMLEVGLMFAQFNPYGGRMGEVSETSTPFPHRAGYRFLIQYSTNWQENDGIDTEKQINLLRELYDAMAPYVSKKPREAFLNYRDDDIGSNPSNFTNFNESKVYGHKYFKNNFIKLTKVKARVDPDNFFKHQQSIPPGFV from the exons atgatattgaatcttgcaatcata CTTTCAGTATTTTTTATCCTTTTTATTACTCTAGTTTGTTTGGCAGCTTCTGATGATTCAACCCTGGAAAGCTTTCTCCACTGTCTTCCTTCTCATGTTAACTCCTCTAACCCAATATCTAAAGCCATCATTAAGCCTTCTGATCCTTCTTTTCAATCTGCCTTAGAAGCCCGTGTgaaaaatttgagatttttgaCCCCTGCAACCCCAAAGCCTCTTGCTATTATAGCAGCCACAGATGAATCCCATGTCCAAGCAACTGTTGTTTGTGCCAAGTCCAGTGGCCTGCAGATTAGGGTTCGAAGTGGTGGCCATGATTACGAGGGTCTTTCGTATCGTTCTGAAGTGCCATTTATCATCCTTGACATGttcaattttaacaaaattcTGATTCAGCTTAGCAATGAAACTGCATGGGTTGAAGCAGGAGCAACTCTTGGTGAACTTTACTATCAGATTGCCAATCAAAGTAGGATCCATGCTTTTCCTGGTGGTGTCTGCCCTACTGTAGCCACTGGAGGTCATTTTTCTGGAGGAGGATACGGAAACTTGATGAGAAAATTCGGCCTCTCTGTGGACAACATCATTGATGCACGAATAGTTGATGCCAATGGTACAATTCTCGACAGACAAAGCATGGGAGAAGATCTGTTTTGGGCAATCAGAGGTGGAGGTGGAGCAAGCTTCGGTGTCATTCTTTCATGGAGAATCAATTTGGTTAGAGTTCCTGAAATAGTCACAATATTCCAGATAGGCAGGACAATTGAGCAAGGTGCAGCTGATATCCTTCATCGGTGGCAAGAAGTTGCTCCATATCTAGATAAAGATCTTTTCATAAGAGCGACGTCGACGATTGTGAACAGTACAATAAAGGGTGAGAAGATGATTGAAGTATCATTTATTGGCTTGTTTCTTGGACAAATTGACAGACTTCTTCCATTGATAAATGAAAGCTTTCCTGAATTGGGTTTGCAGAAAATTGATTGTGAAGAGTTAAGCTGGATAGAATCAACACTTTTCTTTGCAGATTTTCCCAAAGGAACACCCATTGATGTTTTGCTCCAGAAACCTTCAAAACCAGAATTCTATTCCAAAGGTAAGTCAGATTATGTGAAAGTCGTGATTCCAAAATCTGGCCTGGAGACTTTGTGGAAGATGATGCTAGAAGTGGGCTTAATGTTTGCGCAATTTAACCCTTATGGAGGAAGAATGGGTGAGGTCTCAGAAACAAGCACTCCATTTCCTCATAGAGCTGGATACAGATTCTTGATTCAATATTCTACGAATTGGCAAGAAAATGATGGGATTGATACAGAGAAGCAGATAAACCTGTTAAGAGAATTATATGATGCAATGGCTCCATATGTGTCCAAGAAACCAAGGGAGGCTTTTCTCAACTATAGAGATGACGATATTGGCAGCAATCCAAGCAACTTTACAAACTTTAATGAATCTAAAGTTTATGGGCACAAGTATTTCAAGAACAACTTCATCAAGTTGACAAAGGTGAAAGCCAGAGTTGATCCTGACAATTTCTTCAAGCATCAACAAAGTATTCCACCGGGTTTTGTTTGA